A single window of Arvicanthis niloticus isolate mArvNil1 chromosome X, mArvNil1.pat.X, whole genome shotgun sequence DNA harbors:
- the Ccdc160 gene encoding coiled-coil domain-containing protein 160 produces the protein MDARRKHWKDNTFTPFLNEHDFQEKTAPPQSFSEQPSADKPKMGRISNFSIRNIQEGNKFKRKENSSQIVEKEQDPNLRERRMNVSKNEANTNSAFWDMLNLDDARKESSHRRESASAWSKKELPAATQVTRKKWREAMSPKLRLHLLNEELGELSLKCREIEQDFENAEKELLNSRKEASVKAVNFQEPGTAASKKDRELQALKNDLSEKATNVKNLTEELQQAKEVMYRLNLENRNLKDAVRKLKHQTELNATLLREEMKLFYELEMEKIRLELGAIKNELRVEKTLRAKNSRALELLGRHVASVVRSSNSADHFTGNGF, from the coding sequence ATGGACGCTCGAAGAAAGCACTGGAAAGACAATACCTTCACTCCTTTTTTAAATGAGCACGATTTTCAGGAAAAGACTGCTCCACCCCAGTCTTTCTCTGAACAGCCATCTGCAGACAAACCCAAGATGGGGAGAATTTCTAACTTTTCCATTAGGAACAttcaagaaggaaataaatttaagaggaaagaaaattcttCCCAGATAGTGGAAAAAGAACAAGATCCAAATTTAAGAGAGAGAAGGATGAACGTGTCAAAGAATGAAGCAAATACCAATTCTGCCTTCTGGGACATGCTTAATTTGGATGATGCAAGGAAGGAAAGTTCTCACAGAAGGGAGAGCGCCTCTGCGTGGAGTAAGAAGGAATTGCCGGCTGCCACACAGGTCACCaggaagaaatggagggaagCAATGTCTCCAAAACTCCGCCTGCACCTTCTGAATGAAGAGCTGGGAGAACTTAGCCTGAAATGCCGGGAGATAGAACAGGACTTTGAAAACGCCgaaaaagaacttttaaattcTAGAAAGGAAGCCTCAGTGAAAGCTGTCAATTTTCAAGAACCAGGGACCGCTGCTTCCAAGAAAGACCGCGAACTGCAAGCTTTAAAAAACGACCTGTCTGAAAAAGCTACAAACGTAAAAAACTTAACTGAAGAGCTTCAGCAAGCCAAAGAAGTCATGTACAGGTTGAATCTAGAGAACAGGAACTTGAAAGACGCTGTCAGGAAACTGAAGCATCAAACTGAACTAAATGCCACGCTCCTCAGAGAAGAAATGAAGTTGTTTTACGAGCTGGAGATGGAAAAGATCCGCTTGGAGCTGGGTGCCATCAAGAATGAGCTGAGAGTCGAGAAGACCCTGAGGGCGAAGAACAGCAGAGCTCTGGAACTCCTTGGAAGACACGTTGCTTCAGTGGTAAGGTCATCAAATTCCGCTGACCACTTTACTGGGAAtggtttttaa